AAGAAGAGTGCGAATCATGTTATTTATGGTGCGTATTTTTCGTTCCGCTTTACCATTCTGAGAAGAAGTGTGCGGGCAAGAGAAACGAAAAATAAGACCGTTAGCATCGCAGTATTTTCTAAAATACTCATTGTCAAATTCACGTCCATTGTCACATTGAAAACATTTGATGGTTTTATCAAATTGGGTTTTAATGAGAGAACCCAGGGATGAAAAAATAGAGTAGACTTGTGATTTTTTGCTAATAGGAAAAGTCCACAAAAAATTAGAGTAATCATCCAAGAATAAAACATAATATTTATGCCCAGCGGTGCTTAAAATAGGAGAAGTCCATAAATCGCTATGCATAATATCAAATGGCATTAAAGTATGAGATTGAGATGCATAAAATGGCAATTTAACATGTTTCCCAAAAATACAAGAGTCACAAACAGAATTGGAAATGAAATTGTTACAAtcaattaacttatttttgctAAGAGATCGCAAAACAGATGAACTCGGGTGTCCGAGGCGATGGTGCCATAAACTGGACGTAAGAGCTGCAAAAGTAGATGGAAGGGAAACTGCATAATTATTCGTGATGGGATAAAGATCCCCAATACTATCACACCTCATTAGTGGCATCCCCGTCTGAAAATCATTCACAGAGAATCCAAAAGGGTCAAAAGTAATAGAAACATTATTGTCAATAGTAAGACGTCGCacagaaattaaatttttaataatttgcgGGGCATGTAGGACATTTTGTAGTTTTAAAGGTTTTGTAGATGTGGAAAGGGTTGATTGTCCATAACCACGAATTGGAATTTGTTGTCCACTGCcaacaataatattttgatttgaaTTACTCATATTAGAATAAGACGAGAGATTACCTTGTGATGCCGTCATATGAGAGGTTGCTCCAGTATCCATATACCATTGGCCATCGGGAGAATTGAGGGACATGGTGTGCAAGGCAGCTTCAATATCCGTGGGTGCTAGAGAAGGAGTGCTGGCTGCATAGGCTTGCGGACGTGGACCTAATAGCCCTGGTTGCTTTGGAGGACCACTTGGGCGAGTCCATTGAGAAGAAGGATATGGGCAAGGAGGAAGTGCCCATGGTGGTGACATCCAACCCCATTGATACTGCTGCCAGGGAGCGGGAGGAGACTGCCATGGTGAGGTGTTGGCTTGTTGGGACGGTTGACCACCGCCACGTCCGCCGCCACGTTGACCACGTCCGCCGTTTCTACCGTAATTGCTGCGGTTTTTATGAGCAGAATTCCGGCTGTTATTCTTCTTACCGCCGCGGTTATCATTGTAGGAGGATGGTTCAACAAGGTCCTTTGGTTGTGTCGCAACCATCGCAGCCTGTGCGCCGGTAGCCGCCATCTTAATTAGACCGGCTTCCTCAAGGATAAGCATAGAGCGGGCCTGATAAAATTCTGGAAGAGTTTTGCTTTGCCGAATAAGTGTACCGACCCCTTTGTATGCATCGGTGAGTCCGGAGACAAGTTGGAGAACGAGTCGCTGTTTGGAGACAGGGGCTCCAACATTCTTCAATTGGTCAGACAGCGTTTTGAGTCGCTGACAGTAGGCGGAAGCAGTGGGAAAATCTTCCATGCGAACGGAGGAAAACTCCTGCTCGAGAGTGACTGCGCGAGCGTTTTGATTGTCCTGGAAGATGTTGGTCAATCGATTCCAGGCCTCCATGGCAGTGGAGTCTGGTTCAATGATGGTAGCCAACAGATCGCTGGAGATAGTGGAATAAATCCACTGTAGAACTGTTGCATCAAGAGTTGCCCACAGCTCTTGCTCATCATCAGTTTCAGGTGTCTTCGTTTCCTTGCCTGGTGCGGGAGGAATGATGTGATGAAGGACCTTATGAGAGCGAGCATGAATTTTGAAAAGTTCAACCCAAGTACCAAATTGAACGTTTTCCATCTCAAGAACAATGGGGATGTGGTTCTTGATGTTGGTTACGGCGAGAGCCGGATGGAAGGGGTTCTTTGGTGAAGAAGAGGGCTGCGATGTAGGAATAGCAGCATGGTTTGGGGTTGACATAGTGGGGTCAGGGGTTGGGATTGACATGATAGTGGATGgagaaaaagaaacagaaagAAAATCGTGTAACAGAAGGTTGAGAGGCTAAATTCTGTAACCTAGGTCTCTTGATACCATGAAAGGAATTGTTTTCCCGTGTCTTTTCCATTAATCTGTATCAATATAAATACAATGATCATGTGTGACCAACATAGAAGCCTATTAACTATACATCAATGAATTGCTTAAAATAGTTTAGGAAGGTATTGACTATTCTATGAATGGAAGAGATACAGATTTAATTACAAGAATATTCTAACAAATATTCTAGTCTATCACATGTTAATCAAGTGTTTCCTCAAAAGGATGAGATTGAGCTGCTAGTTTACCATAATTATTCTCCACCTACTGGAATTGGTTTTGAGCTTGTTTTTCTTGCCACTGTTGGATTGTCCATGCTTTTATATGATCCATGATAGACTAGAATATTTGTTAGAATATTCTTGTAATTAAATCTGTATCTCTTCCATTCATAGAATAGTCAATACCTTCCTAAACTATTTTAAGCAATTCATTGATGTATAGTTAATAGGCTTCTATGTTGGTCACACATGATCATTGTATTTATATTGATACAGATTAATGGAAAAGACACGGGAAAACAATTCCTTTCAATCCATATGTTAACTATACTGGTAGTACTCGTGGTGATCTATCTGAGAGTTATTCTGATTTTGGAAGTATATGCTAACCACATGCTTCCAATTTTGGGGAGGATACTGTTGCCAAGTGCTATTGATTTTAGTATTTGGCTCAAGAGTGATAACTTTAGTGATCAACTAGATGCACTTAATTCCAAACACTATTTTATGGTTGTGCACATTGGAATATATACATTGCTTATGAATTATGACATGAAAAATTGGGGTTTATGGCAAGCTAGTGAGTATTTGCTTATGAAGCAAGACTCTTTTGTCGGCATCTTCCAACTTTATCAACTTGTTGCCGTGACAATGAATGCTTTTAATACCTTCCTCCAGCCAACTAAGCATAGAGGGAGCTTATGCTATTTCATTTACAGTGATATCTACTCTTGTGATTAGACCAGCTTATGCTATTTCATTTACAGTGATATCTACTGAATTCCAATGTAGTAACCTCAACCAACTTCCACTCAACGTGTCATTTTGCATTCCAAATTGTTTATTTCTTCAAGAAATCCATACTTGATTTTGGAGTGGTCCTTGAGTCTGTCTTGACATGTATCATACCATACTTTGATCTTGAGGACAAGATCATTTTTAGAGGGGTTtgttgtaacacccaaaccagtgacggagccagaaatATTGAGCAGTGGGGGCAATCGAACTATGATTATAGTCCATAAAAGATCGGTGATTATAGTCCATAAAAGTGGGGGCAATCGTAatatattttgaacataaaGATGTTCGACATAATAGATGAACACATCATAAACACAAAAGAGTCACAATATTAACATTAACATGAACAtaaatttatgaataaaaaatgaaatagaaatttttttggaggatgaaaacaatttatttttatttttaagaactaaaataaaattattatttcaaataattaataagtGGATTTAATTTAGTTATAAAATACTATATTATAGAAGgatgtttaaaaaatttgaagctaaataaataaaaaataaaataagaaacacATGCGGGTATAAAGGTTAATTATGTGG
This genomic interval from Trifolium pratense cultivar HEN17-A07 linkage group LG6, ARS_RC_1.1, whole genome shotgun sequence contains the following:
- the LOC123891251 gene encoding uncharacterized protein LOC123891251, whose protein sequence is MSIPTPDPTMSTPNHAAIPTSQPSSSPKNPFHPALAVTNIKNHIPIVLEMENVQFGTWVELFKIHARSHKVLHHIIPPAPGKETKTPETDDEQELWATLDATVLQWIYSTISSDLLATIIEPDSTAMEAWNRLTNIFQDNQNARAVTLEQEFSSVRMEDFPTASAYCQRLKTLSDQLKNVGAPVSKQRLVLQLVSGLTDAYKGVGTLIRQSKTLPEFYQARSMLILEEAGLIKMAATGAQAAMVATQPKDLVEPSSYNDNRGGKKNNSRNSAHKNRSNYGRNGGRGQRGGGRGGGQPSQQANTSPWQSPPAPWQQYQWGWMSPPWALPPCPYPSSQWTRPSGPPKQPGLLGPRPQAYAASTPSLAPTDIEAALHTMSLNSPDGQWYMDTGATSHMTASQDGDATNEV